The Fictibacillus phosphorivorans genomic sequence GCTAAAAAATCAACAAACCAAAAAAGCAAACAACCAAGCGCGGAGAACAGGTGTTTAATGCATCGTAAGCGAGCAAACATCACCCCTGGTCTTCCTGTGAACGTGATTTTAAAAGCAGATCAGCGTTCTGGTAAGAAAACAAAAGGTATCGTAAAAGATATCTTAACAAACTCACCTACTCATCCACACGGCATCAAGGTACGCCTTGAAGACGGTCAAGTTGGACGAGTCATTGACATTCTGAATGCATAAAACAAAAGCGGTCACCTCCTCGGGACCGTTTTTTCTGTACATGGAATACATTGGATATTCGTATACTAGTTGATAGATTTTTTAAAGGAGATCACTTCATGAACATAGATGCTCTAAAAAAACGAATTGATGTTAGTACAAAAAGAATGCCAGCAGATATTGTAATCAAGAACGGAAAAATCATTGATGTATTTAATCTTGAAATCATTGAAAGAGATATTGCGATCGTTGACGGCTATATTGCGGGTATTGGGCAATACGAAGGAAATGAAACGATAGATGCATCGGGTAAATTCATATCCCCTGCCTTCATTGACGGTCATGTGCACATCGAGTCATCTATGGTAACGCCGGCTGAATTCAGCAAAGTGTTGCTCGCTCATGGCGTTACAACGGTCATAACGGATCCTCATGAGATCGGGAACGTTTCAGGAGCTGAAGGGATCTCTTTTATGCTGGATCAGTCTGAAGGGCTTCCTTTGGACGTACGAGTGATGTTACCTTCATCTGTTCCTGCTACTCCTTTTGAGAATGCAGGGGCTGTCTTAAAAGCATCTGACCTAGAACCCTTTTTAAACCATCCACGTGTTCTCGGTTTAGCGGAAGTGATGGATTTTCCTGCTGTTTTTAGAGGAGATGAGGATATGCTTCAAAAAATCGTTTCTGCATCTAAGCAGAACGGAAAGATCGACGGTCACGCGGCAGGTTTAGACGTAAATGGTATCAACGTGTATCGTTCCTCACTGATCACAACGGACCATGAATGTACATCAAAGCAAGAAGCATTGGATCGGATCTCTAGAGGGATGTACGTGCTAATACGTGAAGGATCTGTAGCCAAAAATTTAAAAGCACTCATTACAGCTGTAACACCGAAGAACGCTCGTCGCTTTCTATTCTGTACAGACGATAAGCACCTGGATGATTTGGTAGCAGAAGGAAGCGTAGATCATAACGTGAGGCTCGCTATTCAAGAAGGTATGGATTCTTTACAAGCGATTCAACTCGCAACCTTGAACGCAGCCGAATGTTACGGTTTAA encodes the following:
- a CDS encoding YwbE family protein, producing MHRKRANITPGLPVNVILKADQRSGKKTKGIVKDILTNSPTHPHGIKVRLEDGQVGRVIDILNA
- the ade gene encoding adenine deaminase, encoding MNIDALKKRIDVSTKRMPADIVIKNGKIIDVFNLEIIERDIAIVDGYIAGIGQYEGNETIDASGKFISPAFIDGHVHIESSMVTPAEFSKVLLAHGVTTVITDPHEIGNVSGAEGISFMLDQSEGLPLDVRVMLPSSVPATPFENAGAVLKASDLEPFLNHPRVLGLAEVMDFPAVFRGDEDMLQKIVSASKQNGKIDGHAAGLDVNGINVYRSSLITTDHECTSKQEALDRISRGMYVLIREGSVAKNLKALITAVTPKNARRFLFCTDDKHLDDLVAEGSVDHNVRLAIQEGMDSLQAIQLATLNAAECYGLKEKGAVAPGYKADFLVLENLDSITISDVFVGGKLVAQNGKYKGSESRRAKPPAPLTKSVNMTMINSEKLSIPISNGSPMHVIEIIPNQIVTKKKIHAATAENGEFAPCTTNDLLKIAVIERHNKTENIGLGVVKGLLIKSGAIASTVAHDSHNLVVAGTNDEDMLVAIDAIREMQGGYVIANNGAVLASVPLPISGLMSDRPITEVNQQIVHLKEKLKEIGFNGDFDPFLTLSFLTLPVIPEIKLTDLGLFDFKTFQHISVQAE